From one Amycolatopsis sp. FDAARGOS 1241 genomic stretch:
- a CDS encoding Lrp/AsnC family transcriptional regulator: protein MLDALDARLLLLLTDSPRLGVLECARRLGVARGTVQARLDRLTERGILGGFPPELDLSAMGYGLTAFAVLEIAQGRRGSVAEALAAIDEVCEVHATTGQGDLFVRLVARDNDDLQRVIDDVVGVDGVLRTSTSIALSTPVQPRVRPLLERTARG from the coding sequence GTGCTCGACGCGCTCGACGCCCGCCTGTTGCTGCTGCTCACCGACTCGCCGCGGCTGGGCGTGCTCGAATGCGCTCGTCGCCTCGGGGTCGCGCGCGGCACCGTGCAGGCGCGCCTCGACCGGCTGACCGAGCGCGGCATCCTCGGTGGTTTCCCTCCCGAGCTCGACCTTTCCGCGATGGGCTACGGGCTCACCGCGTTCGCCGTGCTCGAAATCGCCCAGGGACGGCGCGGGAGCGTGGCCGAGGCGCTCGCGGCGATCGATGAGGTGTGCGAAGTGCACGCCACCACCGGGCAGGGTGACCTGTTCGTCCGGCTGGTGGCGCGCGACAACGACGACCTGCAGCGCGTGATCGACGACGTCGTCGGCGTCGACGGGGTCCTGCGCACGTCGACGTCGATCGCCTTGTCGACACCGGTTCAGCCCCGGGTGCGCCCGCTGCTGGAGCGCACCGCTCGCGGTTAG
- the hppD gene encoding 4-hydroxyphenylpyruvate dioxygenase: MTHTMDPQGALDDVSFDQLRQLVGLVDHDATNDPFPVKALDAVVFVAGNATQTAWFYQVAFGMELVAYAGPETGRMDSKAFVLKSGSARFVITGGVRPDSPLLDHHRRHGDGVRDLALETTDVDKCVEHARAQGATVLEEPHDVSDEHGTVRMAAIATYGETRHSLIDRSRYTGVYLPGFEPRESAVKRPEGAPKRLFQAVDHCVGNVELGRMDYWVDWYHRVMGFVNMAEFVGDDIATDYSALMSKVVSNGNHRVKFPLNEPAVAKKKSQIDEYLEFYEGAGCQHIALATNDIIATITAMRAAGVEFLDTPDSYYEDPELRARIGEVRVPIEVLQEHKVLVDRDEDGYLLQIFTKPIGDRPTVFYELIERHGSLGFGKGNFKALFEAIEREQERRGNL, encoded by the coding sequence ATGACCCACACCATGGATCCGCAGGGTGCGCTCGACGACGTCAGCTTCGACCAGCTCCGTCAGCTCGTGGGGCTCGTCGACCACGACGCCACGAACGACCCGTTCCCCGTCAAGGCTCTCGACGCGGTGGTGTTCGTCGCCGGCAACGCGACGCAGACCGCGTGGTTCTACCAGGTCGCGTTCGGCATGGAGCTCGTCGCGTACGCCGGCCCCGAAACGGGCCGGATGGACAGCAAGGCGTTCGTGCTCAAGTCGGGCTCGGCGCGGTTCGTGATCACCGGCGGCGTGCGACCGGATTCGCCGCTGCTCGACCACCACCGCCGCCACGGCGACGGCGTGCGCGACCTCGCGCTCGAGACGACGGACGTGGACAAGTGCGTCGAACACGCCCGCGCGCAGGGCGCGACGGTCCTGGAGGAGCCGCATGACGTCTCCGACGAGCACGGCACGGTGCGGATGGCCGCGATCGCGACGTACGGCGAGACCCGCCACTCGCTGATCGACCGGTCCCGCTACACCGGTGTGTACTTGCCGGGCTTCGAGCCGCGCGAGAGCGCGGTGAAGCGCCCCGAAGGCGCACCCAAGCGACTGTTCCAGGCGGTGGATCACTGCGTGGGCAACGTCGAGCTCGGCAGGATGGACTACTGGGTCGACTGGTACCACCGCGTGATGGGGTTCGTGAACATGGCGGAGTTCGTCGGCGACGACATCGCCACCGACTACTCGGCGCTGATGAGCAAGGTCGTGTCGAACGGCAACCACCGCGTGAAGTTCCCGCTCAACGAGCCGGCCGTCGCGAAGAAGAAGTCGCAGATCGACGAATACCTCGAGTTCTACGAAGGTGCGGGCTGCCAGCACATCGCGCTGGCGACCAACGACATCATCGCCACGATCACTGCGATGCGCGCCGCCGGCGTCGAATTCCTCGACACGCCCGACTCCTACTACGAGGACCCCGAGCTGCGCGCGCGGATCGGCGAGGTGCGCGTCCCGATCGAAGTGCTGCAGGAGCACAAGGTTCTGGTCGACCGCGACGAAGACGGGTACCTGCTGCAGATCTTCACGAAGCCGATCGGCGACCGGCCCACGGTGTTCTACGAGCTCATCGAGCGGCACGGTTCGCTGGGCTTCGGGAAGGGCAACTTCAAGGCGCTGTTTGAGGCGATCGAGCGCGAGCAGGAGCGCCGGGGCA